In Pongo pygmaeus isolate AG05252 chromosome 19, NHGRI_mPonPyg2-v2.0_pri, whole genome shotgun sequence, the genomic stretch GGAGCCCCCAACCCAGCCTGTGCCCAGAGAACAACAGCCCCCAGGAGCTCACtgaccctcccctctccccagctgcTCCCTGCATGAGGAGGACACCCAGAGACATGAGACCTACCACCAGCAGGGGCAGTGCCAGGTGCTGGTGCAGCGCTCGCCCTGGCTGGTGATGCGGATGGGCATCCTCGGCCGTGGGCTGCAGGAGTACCAGCTGCCCTACCAGCGGGTACTGCCGCTGCCCATCTTCACCCCTGCCAAGATGGGCGCCACCAAGGAGGAGCGCGAGGACACCCCCATCCAGCTTCAGGAGCTGCTGGCGCTGGAGACAGCCCTGGGTGGCCAGTGTGTGGACCGCCAGGAGGTGGCTGAGATCACAAAGCAGCTGCCCCCTGTGGTGCCTGTCAGCAAGCCCGGTGCCCTTCGTCGCTCCCTGTCCCGCTCCATGTCCCAGGaagcacagagaggctgagaggGACTGTGACTTGGGCTCCGCTGTGCCCGCCCTGGGCTGGGCCCTTCCTGGCTAGGACTGTGGAGGGGAGCTGCTG encodes the following:
- the TCAP gene encoding telethonin translates to MATSELSCEVSEENCERREAFWAEWKDLTLSTRPEEGCSLHEEDTQRHETYHQQGQCQVLVQRSPWLVMRMGILGRGLQEYQLPYQRVLPLPIFTPAKMGATKEEREDTPIQLQELLALETALGGQCVDRQEVAEITKQLPPVVPVSKPGALRRSLSRSMSQEAQRG